CAGGAAGCCGAAGGCCCAGGCGCTGTCCACCACCATGCCGGACGGCCGTGCGTCGTCGAGCGCGGTGTGCAGCTCGGGGCAGAGCCGCACGGCGCGGCCGAGCCCGGCGAGCAGCGTCTCGTCGGGACGGCCGGGCAGGCCGCGGATCGGGGTGCCGTCCCAGAGCAGGGACGCCGGCACGTACAGGCTGGGGTCGTCGACCGACTGGAGAGCGAACTCCAGCTCCCAGCGGTCGTCGTCCCCGGCCGGTTCGATGAGGCGGAAGCAGACCCGGATGGGGCCTTCCATGCGGGTCGCCGCGTCCAGCCAGGTGGCGAGGGTGCCTTGCAGCGCCGCCGCCTCGGCCGGGCCGGGGTCCTCGACGGCGGCGTCGGGGGCGGTGAGGGCGAACAGCCAGCGGTCGGGCAGGGGGCTGGTGCGGCCGGGGCGGTTGCCGAGCAGGAGCCGTTCCGGCATGCGTGCGCGGGTGACGGCGTCGGTGAAGCCGGACAGTGCCTCGTGCAGCACGTCGGCGGCGGGCCGTTCGCGCGGCGCGGCGCGGCAGGCGGGGGGCATGGCGGCGGCGAGGTCGCGCACGGCGGTGACGTCGGCGCCGGTGATCACGGGGACCCACCGCGCGGCGTAGCCTCCGTCCTCGTTGACGAACTGCGGCAGCACCCTGCCTCGTCCGGCCAGTGCGCGCGCGTGCTCGGCGACGAGCGCGAAGTACCGCAGCGACCAGCCTGGGGCCCACTCGGCGGCACCGGCGTCCAGCGCGGGGCCGCCCCGCGGGACGGACGTGCCCGGCAGGGAGCGCAGCAGGACGAGCGCCTGCGCGGGGGGCAGCCGCAGCGACGGCGCCTGCCAGGTGACGATCCTCGGCCGGCGAACCCGGCTCGCCAGGCCCGACTCCGGGGACGGCAGCGGCTCGGTGGCCGACCCCGGGAGGCTCAGGCCGACCGGCTCGGCCGCGATCTCGCCGGTCAGGCCGAGCGCCGCGGCCAAGGCGTCCGCAGGCGCGGCGAACGGATGCGGCCTCACGCCACGGATCCGGCCGCGCGAGGCGGGGCCGCTCTCGCGGGACAGGAGGCCGCTCGGGTGAGACACAAGACCGCTTGCGCCAGGCACAGGGCCGCTCGTGCGGGTCGCCGACGCCGTGCCGTCGTCGCCGCCGGGTGCCGTGGTGTCCTCGGCCCACACGGTGAGACGGCCGGCCACCCAGGCGCCGTGGACCACGAGCACTGCACCAACTCCGTTCGAGGCGTCGCCTGACCTGCCGGGGGATCCCGATGATACGTCGCCGCGCGCACAGCGGACGGCGGTGTGGACGGCGGTGTGGACGGCGGTGTGGACGGCGGTATGGACGGCGGTATGGACGGCGGTATGGACGGACGTTCGGTGGAAGGTCCGGGTGCCGTCTTGGGGGCCGGTCGACCACGCGCCACATAAGGTACATAGGTGACATTCGACTCGGATGACGTAGGAACCGTGATCCTCGACGGAGGGCTCGCCACCCACCTGGAGGCCCTCGGGTACGACCTGAGCGACGAGTTGTGGTCGGCACGCCTGCTCATTGAGGACCCCGAGGCCATCCTGCGGGCTCACCTGGACTACTTCGCCGCGGGTGCCGACGTCGCCACGACGGTCAGTTACCAGGCGAGCTTCCCTGGTCTGATGCGCCGGGGCCGCAACGAGCACGAGACGCGGGCCCTGCTGCAGCTGTCGGTGGAGCTGGCCGTCGAGGCGCGGGACGCCGCCGGCGGTGGTGTGGTCGCGGCGAGTATCGGGCCGTACGGCGCGTTCCTGGCGGACGGCGCCGAGTACACCGGTGACTACGACCTGGACGAGGACGGGCTGTTCGAGTGGCACCGCCGGCGCTGGGAGGTGCTCGCACGCAGCGGCGCCGACCTGCTGGCCTGCGAGACCATCCCGTCGTACGCCGAGGCGAAGGCGATCGCGCGGCTGCTGGAACGGACGCCGGACGTCAACGCCTGGGTCGCATTCTCCTGCCGTGACGGGGAGTGCATCAGCGACGGCACGCCACTGGAACGCTGTGCGGAACTGTTCGCGGGGAACCCTCAGGTCGTGGCGATCGGCGTCAACTGCACGTCCCCCGCGTACGTCGAGAGCCTGATCGGCCGCCTGAAGGACGCACCGGTCATCGTGTACCCCAACTCCGGTGAGACCTGGGACGCCGAGCGGCGCCGCTGGCGTGGCACCGCCGACCCGATGGACTTCGCCGCCGCCGCAGCGCGGTGGCGTGCCGCCGGCGCGACGTACATCGGGGGCTGCTGCCGCACCACTCCGGAGCACATCCGCCGGGTGCGCGACCGCCTGGAGGGGCCGGCGGACGAGCGAAGCGGGGCCTGAGCGGCCGGCGACCGGTTCGTCCGGCGCGGAAGGGGAACGACGCTTTTGCCGTCACCGAGCGTGACCGGCCGCACCGAAGATCCGTAACACAAGGACAGCCACGATGACCAGCGGCGGAATAGTAGCCACTGAGTAACATCGCGGTCATCCGTGAGCACCACAAAGGCAACATTCTCACGGTTGACTCCTGACAGGCACCGACCTATGGCTGTCAACAGGAGGCGCGATGACGTCCCCGCCGCACCCCCCTGAGCGACGGGCCGGCGAGCGAGCGGACCCACCCGCGACCGAGGTGGCGTTCGACGCCGCCACGCTGTCCACACGGGAGATCAACCGCTCGCTGCAGGCCATGCCGCGCGGCAGGGCGACGGTGAGCAACCCCGCGGGGCGGCACAACCTCGCCGTGGGCCTCGACGCGCCGGTCCGGGTCGAGATCGACGGCCCCGCGGGTGACTACGCGGGTGGCCTCGGCAAGAAGGCCGTCGTCTCCGTGCGCGGCGCCGCGGGCTGCGGGGCCGGCGAGAACCTCATGTCCGGCTGCGTCCACGTGCGCGGCTCGGCGGGCCCGAGTGTCGCGGCGTCGGCCAGAGGCGGCACGGTGGTGGTGGACGGCGGCTGCGGCGCCAGAGCCGGCATCTCGCTCAAAGGCGGCACCTTGGTGGTCGGCGGTGACGTGGGGCCGCTGTGCGGGTTCCTCGCGCAGTCCGGCGTGATCCTGGTCGGCGGGGACGCCGGACGGCACCTCGGTGACTCGCTGTACGAGGCCGTGGTCTACGTCGCGGGACGGATCGCGGGGCTCGGCGCGGACGCCATAATGGAGGAGATCAACGAGCACGACGTGACCTTCGTGAAGATCCTCGCGGACGGATACGGCCTCGATCACATCTCTCCTGAGAACATCTCCAAGGTCGTCTCCACCCGGCGCCTCTACCACCTCGACGGTCACGTCGACGGTGCGTACTGAGCCGAGGAGGCCCGCCGCATGAGCCACACCTTCTCCCCGGAGGTGATCGGTGAGATCCAGGAACGTGCCAGATTGGGCCGCTGCGAGGTGCGCGGCTGGGGTGCGCGCCGCGCGGTGCCGGGCTTCGACGACCTGCTCATCCTGACGGCGGGCCTGTCCGCCACTCCGCTGGAGGACCACAGGGAGCGGTGCGACACCCGCACCGTGCTCGGCACGCGCAACGCCGCGGAGCCGGTCATCCTGGACATCCCCATCACCATCGCCGGCATGTCGTACGGCGCGCTGTCGGCCGGCGCCAAGGAGGCGCTGGCCCGGGCCGCGACGCTGACCGGCACCTCGGCCACGTCCGGCGAAGGCGGGCTGATCCCCGAGGAGCGCGGCGCCGCCAAGACACTGGTGTACCAGTGCCTGCCGTCGCGGTACGGCTTCGACCCCGACCATCTGCGCGCCGCCGACGCCGTCGAGATCGTGCTCGGCCAAGGCGCGTCCCCAGGCGCCGGTGGCGTGCTGCTCGGCCAGAAGGTCACCACGCCGGTGGCGTACATGCGCGACCTCCCCGAAGGCGTGGACCAGCGCACCGCGAGCCGCCACCCCGACTGGGCCGGCACCGAGGGCCTGCGCGTCAAGATCGAGGAGTTGCGCGAGGTCACCGGCTGGCGCATCCCCGTGTACGTCAAGATCGGCGCGTCCCGCGTCGCCGCCGACGTCCGCCACGCCGTGGAGGCCGGGGCCGACGTCATCGTGGTCGACGGCATGCAAGGCGGCACCGGCGCGGCCCACGACGTCTTCATCGAGCACACCGGCATCCCCACCCTCGCCGCGCTCCGCCTGGCCGCCGACACCCTCAAGGCCCTGTCGGTGGAGAACGAGGTGCAGCTCATCATCTCCGGCGGCATCCGCAGCGGCGCCGACGTCGCCAAGGCCCTGGCGTTAGGCGCCGACGCCGTCTCCCTGGGAGTGGCGGCCCTCATCGCCTTGGGCTGCAACTCCCCCTCCGACGACACCGGCGCCGACGTCAGCCTCGGCTACCGCGCGCTCGGCACCTCCCCCGGCTCCTGCACCGCCTGCCACACCGGCGGCTGCCCCGTCGGCATCGCCACCCAGGACGACATGCTCGCCGACCGCCTCGACCCCGACTTCGGCGCCGAACGCGTCGCCAACTACCTGCGCTCCCTGACCACGGAGGCCACCATGCTCGCCAGAGCCTGCGGCCGCAGCTCCGTGCACGACCTCTCCCCCGACGACCTGGTCGCCCTCACCGTGGAGGCCGCCGCCATGGCCCGCGTCCCCCTGGCCGGCACCACCTGGATCCCCGGCGGCTGACCGGCCCGCGCCGCCGGCGATCGGCGTTGCTACCCTCGCCGTCGTGGCGATCATCAACTCCTGCTGCTCCTTCTGCGGAGCGGCCTACGAGCCCGGCCTGTCCTGGCCGCGGACCTGCGCCGAGTGCGGCAACACCAGCTACCTCAACCCCCTGCCGGTCGCGGTCATGGTGCTACCGGTGGACGACGGCCTTCTCATGGTCCGCCGGGACGTCGAGCCGCGCCGCGGCCTGCTCGCGCTCCCCGGCGGATTCATCGACGTCGGCGAGTCCTGGCAGCAGGCCGCCGTGCGGGAGCTCCGCGAGGAGACGGGGGTGGTCGTCGACGCGGCCGACGTGCGGCTGTTCGACGCGGTCAGCGCGCCGGACGGCACCGTGCTGATCTTCGGTCTCGGGCCGCGTACGACCGCGGACACCTTGCCGCCGGTCGTACGCACCACGGAGACCAGCGAGTGGCTGGTGATCGACGGCCCTCAGGAGCTGGCGTTCCCCCTGCACACGCAGGCCGCGGCCCGCTTCTTCGGCGAGGGCCGATCGTCGTGAGCGTGCGGGGACGCGCAGGGGACGGGTCGGCCCGGCCCCTGCCGGGGGTCAGGGGGAGGTGGTGCCGCGGGCCGCGCGAGCGGCGCGTTCTTGTTCGATCTTGGCGCTGGTGGCGTACTTGTCGACGTATTCCTGGCCGGAGAGTTCCATCAGCGCGTACATGATCTCGTCGGTGACGGCGCGGAGGACGAGGCGGTCGTCCTCCATGCCGTAGTAGCGGGAGAAGTCGAGGGGTTTGCCGTATCTGACGGTGGGGCGGATGCCGAGTTTGGGAAGGGGGCGGCCCGTCGGCATGATCTCGAAGGTGTCGAGCATGGCCCAGGGGATGACAGGGACGCGGGACTCCAGGGCCAGGCGGGCCACGCCGGTCTTGCCCTTGTAGAGGCGGCCGTCGGGTGAGCGGGTGCCTTCGGGGTAGATGCCGAGGAGGTGGCCTTCGCGGAGGATGCGCAGGCCGGTGCGCAGGGCGGCCTCGCTGGCCTTGCCGCCGGACCTGTCGATGGGGACGGTGCCGACGCCGGTGAAGAAGGCGCGGGTGAGCAGACCCTTGAGGCCGCGGCCGGTGAAGTACTCGGCTTTGCCGAGGGAGATGACCTTGCGCGGGAGAGGCAGGGGGCCGATGAAGTGGTCGGCGAAGGACAGGTGGTTGCCTGCCAGGATGGCGGCGCCTTGGCGTGGCACGTTTTCGATGCCGTCGACTTTGGGACGGAACACCAGATGGAGCAGTGGCCCCAGAACGGCCTTCACCACCCAGTAGAACACGCGGGCACCTCATTTCCGGTCATACAGGCACCAGACCGCGTGGGGCCGTGGCGTGGCGTCATCTTCGCACGCCGCGAGCGTCGTGCCGAATCCTGCGCGGTCCGCATGATCACCGGACGGCGCGACACCGGGTCCTCGGATCTCGCGGGACCGGCCCCGCTCGTGCGACGATCGGGATGAGCCGTATCAGGAGAGGACGGGAAACATGCCGCTCATGCCCGGCTCCGCGCCGTACCACCACGAAGGCGGCCAGATCGGGGTGTTGCTGTGCCATGGCTTCACCGGCACGCCTCAGTCGTTGCGGCCGTGGGGCGAGCACCTCGCCGCGGCCGGCCTCACCGTGTCCCTGCCGAGGCTGCCGGGGCACGGCACCACGTGGCAGGAGATGAACCGCACCCGCTGGGAGGACTGGTTCGCCGAGCTGGAGCGCGCGTTCGACGCGTTGCGCGGCACATGCTCGGAGGTGTTCGTGATGGGGCTGTCGCTCGGCGGCTGCATGGCGCTGCGCCTGGCCGAGGTGCACGGGCCGCTGGTGCGCGGTGTGGTGGTGGTGAACCCGTCCATCGTGAACGACGCGCCGCTGCTCACGCTGGCCCCGGTGCTGAAGTTCCTGGTGGCTTCGGTCGCCGGGGTCGCCGGGGACATCAAGAAGCCGGGGGTGACCGAGGTCGGGTACACCCGCACACCGGTGCGCGCGGCGGCGACCCTGCCGCGGCTGTGGGCCCTGGTGCGGTCGGAGCTGCACCGGGTCACCCAGCCGGTGCTGGTCTACCACAGCCCCGAGGACCACGTGGTCAAACCGGCGAGCGTGGCGGTGCTGCGGTCGGCGCTCGGGGACAACCTCACCGTCCGCGAATGCCTCGACAGCTACCACGTCGCGACGCTCGACAACGATGCGCCTGCCATCTTCGAGGGAAGCCTCGACTTCATCAGAACGCACGCCTCGGTACCCTTGCAAAGAGACTGACCCGATCTCGGGGGCCCGGGTCGACGCGTGGCCTCCACTGACCGGCCGGAGCACCATCCACCCAGCGATCGCGATCGTGAGCAGAGGAACGAATCGAAGTGACCGGTGACGCCGCAGAGCGATGAGGACGAGGTCTGGCGTCAGATCGTCGCCTCCTTCAACCAGAGCACGGAAACGACCTCGGCCGTCCAGCCCTGGCCGGACCGCGAGAACGTCCCCGTGGAGAGCCCCACGGCGCCGGAGACGGCGACCGTGGCCGGCGTCCGCGAGGACACCAGGGACGTGGAGTCACGCGTCCCGTCCCATGACCCCGGCGAGCAGGACGCCACCGCCGAGGCCGACGACGAGACCGACCACTACGAGCCGCCGCCGCCTCCGCCGCTGCCCAAGATGGACGCCGGCACCAAGATCGCGTGGCTCGCGCTGTTCGGCGGCCCCGCCTACCTGCTGCTCGCCGCGCTGCTGTCCTGGCCGATGGACGGCTGGATCCTGTTCTCCGCCATCGCGGCGTTCATCGGCGGCTTCGTGGCCCTGATCGTGCGCATGGGGGACGGCCCGCCGCCGGACTCGGGCTGGGACGACGGCGCCATCGTGTGACCGGTCACTTCTCCACCGGTGCGCGGCTTCCGGTGGCCTCCGGCGTGCCGGTGCCCGCGGCCTCCCCCGAGGGGGTCGAGCCGGGCTGGAACCGCTCCACCACGTCGGTGTAGCGGTCACGATCGTCCACGACGTGGCCGACGGCGAGAGTGAGGTCGCCGACGTGGGTCACGGCCTGCAGCCGCACCGTGCGGGAGCGGACCGGGGTCTCGCCGCGCACGATCTTCCACTTGCGGCCGTCGCCGCGCAGCAGGTAGGCCGCGCCGGGGTGCGCCGGGTCGAAACCGGAGATCCAGAAGTGGCCCTTGCCGTCGCCGGTGACGCCGTACAGCTCGGCGCGCCTGCCGGGGACCTCGGCCCGGCTCCATCGCTTGCCGTTCCACTCCAGCACCAGCGGGGAGATGTCACCCTCGCCGCGGTACACGCCTCCCACCGCGACGGCCTTGCGCGGCCCGTCGACGTACACGTCGCGCAGGTAGCCGCCGTCGGTGTGGGGGACGTCGACCGGTTTCCACGTGCCGCCGGACGCACGCAGGATCAGCGGCCCGGACTCGTCGTCGCCGACGGCCCAGCCGTCGCCGCGCGCGGTCACCGCGACGCCGTACAGCGTGCCCTTGCCTTTGCTCTTGACCTTGGCGATGCTCCAGCCCTTGGCGCCGGCGGTCGCGACGAGAGGTTTGCGGCCCCGGCTGCCGACGGCCACCACGCGGCCCGGCGCGGCGGCGACCCCGCCGAGCCAGTCGCCGCTGCCGAACTGCGGCACGCTGACCCGGTCGAACACCGAGCCGTCGCCGCGTACGACGTACGGCAGGCCGTCGTGGCCGTCGCCGACGGCCCAGATGTCGCGCGGCGAGACCGCCGCGACCGAACGCAGATGACCGGCGCCTGACGGGTCGTTGCGTATGCCGGCCTCGGTCCACGCGCTGCCGTCCCAGTGGGTGAGGACGCTGCGGTTCTGCCAGGCCTCCCAGACGTCCTGCTGGCCCACGGCCCAGATGTCGGTGGTGGACAGCCCCACGACGTCGGACAGGGAGCCGTCGGTCCGCAGGCGCGCCGTGGCGGACTCCTGCAGCAACGCGGCGGCGGTGCGCTCGGCACGCGGACGACCGGGGTCGGCGTGTGCGTGCGCGACGGACGTCGCACGGAGGGGAAGGCCGGCCACCGCGGCCATCAGGACGCACAACGACAACGCGCGCCGCGGCGTGCGGCGGGACATGACCAAATCGTACGTGCGTGGATGTCGGCTCCGCGTGAAGTATCCGCAGAGTTGGCCGAACGGTCACCGGACCGCACCCATCCCGGAACCACCACGGGCCCAGGGCACCGGGGGTCCCGGTCCAGCCCCCGCGCCGGCTCCGCGTGGTCCGGCACGACCCCATCACCCCCTGCGCGCGGTCAGCCGGCCAGCAGTTCGGCCACCACGGGAAGGTGGTCGGTGGCCGCGGTCAGGTCTGCCGCCATGGCGTCCACGGTGCCGCACGAGCGCACCCGCAGGGCCGGTGCGGCGAACACCGCGTCGATGCGCCGGCCCGGCCTGCGTGCGGTGAAGGTGAGCCCGTCCCCGTACGGCGCCAGTGGGTAGCAGTCGGCGAGGCCGCGGCC
The window above is part of the Sphaerisporangium rubeum genome. Proteins encoded here:
- the mmuM gene encoding homocysteine S-methyltransferase, which gives rise to MTFDSDDVGTVILDGGLATHLEALGYDLSDELWSARLLIEDPEAILRAHLDYFAAGADVATTVSYQASFPGLMRRGRNEHETRALLQLSVELAVEARDAAGGGVVAASIGPYGAFLADGAEYTGDYDLDEDGLFEWHRRRWEVLARSGADLLACETIPSYAEAKAIARLLERTPDVNAWVAFSCRDGECISDGTPLERCAELFAGNPQVVAIGVNCTSPAYVESLIGRLKDAPVIVYPNSGETWDAERRRWRGTADPMDFAAAAARWRAAGATYIGGCCRTTPEHIRRVRDRLEGPADERSGA
- a CDS encoding glutamate synthase, producing MTSPPHPPERRAGERADPPATEVAFDAATLSTREINRSLQAMPRGRATVSNPAGRHNLAVGLDAPVRVEIDGPAGDYAGGLGKKAVVSVRGAAGCGAGENLMSGCVHVRGSAGPSVAASARGGTVVVDGGCGARAGISLKGGTLVVGGDVGPLCGFLAQSGVILVGGDAGRHLGDSLYEAVVYVAGRIAGLGADAIMEEINEHDVTFVKILADGYGLDHISPENISKVVSTRRLYHLDGHVDGAY
- a CDS encoding FMN-binding glutamate synthase family protein, translating into MSHTFSPEVIGEIQERARLGRCEVRGWGARRAVPGFDDLLILTAGLSATPLEDHRERCDTRTVLGTRNAAEPVILDIPITIAGMSYGALSAGAKEALARAATLTGTSATSGEGGLIPEERGAAKTLVYQCLPSRYGFDPDHLRAADAVEIVLGQGASPGAGGVLLGQKVTTPVAYMRDLPEGVDQRTASRHPDWAGTEGLRVKIEELREVTGWRIPVYVKIGASRVAADVRHAVEAGADVIVVDGMQGGTGAAHDVFIEHTGIPTLAALRLAADTLKALSVENEVQLIISGGIRSGADVAKALALGADAVSLGVAALIALGCNSPSDDTGADVSLGYRALGTSPGSCTACHTGGCPVGIATQDDMLADRLDPDFGAERVANYLRSLTTEATMLARACGRSSVHDLSPDDLVALTVEAAAMARVPLAGTTWIPGG
- a CDS encoding NUDIX domain-containing protein → MAIINSCCSFCGAAYEPGLSWPRTCAECGNTSYLNPLPVAVMVLPVDDGLLMVRRDVEPRRGLLALPGGFIDVGESWQQAAVRELREETGVVVDAADVRLFDAVSAPDGTVLIFGLGPRTTADTLPPVVRTTETSEWLVIDGPQELAFPLHTQAAARFFGEGRSS
- a CDS encoding 1-acyl-sn-glycerol-3-phosphate acyltransferase; the encoded protein is MFYWVVKAVLGPLLHLVFRPKVDGIENVPRQGAAILAGNHLSFADHFIGPLPLPRKVISLGKAEYFTGRGLKGLLTRAFFTGVGTVPIDRSGGKASEAALRTGLRILREGHLLGIYPEGTRSPDGRLYKGKTGVARLALESRVPVIPWAMLDTFEIMPTGRPLPKLGIRPTVRYGKPLDFSRYYGMEDDRLVLRAVTDEIMYALMELSGQEYVDKYATSAKIEQERAARAARGTTSP
- a CDS encoding alpha/beta hydrolase, whose translation is MPLMPGSAPYHHEGGQIGVLLCHGFTGTPQSLRPWGEHLAAAGLTVSLPRLPGHGTTWQEMNRTRWEDWFAELERAFDALRGTCSEVFVMGLSLGGCMALRLAEVHGPLVRGVVVVNPSIVNDAPLLTLAPVLKFLVASVAGVAGDIKKPGVTEVGYTRTPVRAAATLPRLWALVRSELHRVTQPVLVYHSPEDHVVKPASVAVLRSALGDNLTVRECLDSYHVATLDNDAPAIFEGSLDFIRTHASVPLQRD